One Actinomadura viridis genomic region harbors:
- a CDS encoding amidohydrolase family protein, which translates to MNAEDLIMISVDDHVVEPPSLFDAHIPDRYRDRAPRVRRTKDGADVWTFNGATIPNIGLNAVAGRPKEEYGIEPTAFDEIRPGTYDIDERVKDMNAGGILASMNFPSFPGFSGRVFSAADDKDLALAVLRAYNDWHVDEWAGTHPGRIIPMALPVLWDAEECAREVRRVAAKGCHSITFTENPATLGYPSFHNEYWDPLWRAVCDENVVVSIHLGSSGRLSVTAPDAPIDVMITLQPMNICQAAADLLWSRVIKKFPGIRFALSEGGTGWIPYFLDRVDRTYDMHHLWTGQDFGGRLPSEVFREHFLTCFISDPVGVRLRHDIGIGNIAWECDYPHSDSSWPHAPEELAEVAAGVPDDELNRITHENAMRWYSFDPFAHRSREDSTVGALRAEAAGHDVSIRSYDKGRFEKSVGIEMGRLSGQATA; encoded by the coding sequence ATGAACGCCGAGGACCTGATCATGATCAGCGTCGATGATCACGTGGTGGAGCCGCCGTCCCTGTTCGACGCCCACATCCCGGACCGCTACCGGGACAGGGCGCCCCGGGTCAGGAGGACCAAGGACGGCGCGGACGTGTGGACGTTCAACGGGGCGACCATCCCCAACATCGGTCTCAACGCGGTCGCCGGCCGTCCCAAGGAGGAGTACGGCATCGAGCCGACCGCCTTCGACGAGATCCGGCCCGGCACCTACGACATCGACGAGCGCGTCAAGGACATGAACGCCGGGGGGATCCTGGCGTCGATGAACTTCCCGTCCTTCCCGGGCTTCTCCGGGCGGGTGTTCTCCGCGGCCGACGACAAGGACCTGGCCCTGGCGGTGCTGCGCGCCTACAACGACTGGCACGTCGACGAGTGGGCCGGGACGCACCCGGGCCGGATCATCCCGATGGCGCTGCCGGTGCTGTGGGACGCCGAGGAGTGCGCGCGGGAGGTCCGCCGGGTGGCGGCCAAGGGCTGCCACTCGATCACCTTCACCGAGAACCCGGCCACGCTCGGGTACCCCAGCTTCCACAACGAGTACTGGGACCCGCTGTGGCGGGCCGTCTGCGACGAGAACGTGGTGGTCTCCATCCACCTCGGCTCGTCCGGGCGGCTGTCGGTGACGGCGCCGGACGCTCCGATCGACGTCATGATCACCCTGCAGCCCATGAACATCTGCCAGGCCGCCGCGGACCTGCTGTGGTCCCGGGTGATCAAGAAGTTCCCCGGCATCAGGTTCGCGCTCTCGGAGGGCGGGACGGGCTGGATCCCCTACTTCCTGGACCGCGTCGACCGCACCTACGACATGCACCACCTGTGGACCGGGCAGGACTTCGGCGGCAGGCTGCCGAGCGAGGTGTTCCGCGAGCACTTCCTGACCTGCTTCATCTCCGACCCCGTCGGGGTGCGGCTGCGGCACGACATCGGCATCGGCAACATCGCCTGGGAGTGCGACTACCCGCACTCCGACTCGTCCTGGCCGCACGCCCCCGAGGAGCTCGCCGAGGTCGCCGCCGGCGTGCCCGACGACGAGCTCAACAGGATCACCCATGAGAACGCGATGCGGTGGTACTCCTTCGACCCGTTCGCCCACCGGTCGCGGGAGGACTCCACGGTCGGGGCCCTGCGCGCCGAGGCTGCGGGCCACGACGTGAGCATCCGCTCGTACGACAAGGGCCGCTTCGAGAAGTCCGTGGGGATCGAGATGGGCAGGCTCTCCGGCCAGGCCACCGCCTGA
- a CDS encoding DUF5996 family protein, producing the protein MPVDEWQATRETLILWTQIVGKVRLARTPLLSHWWNTPLYLTPRGLTTSLIPDGPGRSFAIDFDFHADALDIIATDGTSRRLALTSPATVAEFYERLMGLLDELGLHTEIWPVPVELPDAIPFEEDDVHGQYDAGQARRFWRLLVEAQRVFEEFKTRFVGKASPVHLFWGALDLATTRFSGRGAPPHPGGAPNCGPHVMHEAYSHELSSCGYWPGGPGEGVFYSYAYPEPPGYKDMPPGPPQARYDEELGEFVLPYEAVRTAPDPDAVLLGFLQSTYEAAAIRGGWDRESLERPARP; encoded by the coding sequence TTGCCGGTCGACGAATGGCAGGCCACGCGGGAGACACTGATCCTCTGGACCCAGATCGTCGGGAAGGTCCGGCTGGCCCGTACCCCGCTGCTCAGCCACTGGTGGAACACGCCGCTGTACCTCACGCCCCGCGGCCTCACCACGTCCCTGATCCCGGACGGGCCGGGGCGGAGCTTCGCCATCGACTTCGACTTCCACGCCGACGCCCTCGACATCATCGCGACCGACGGCACGAGCCGCCGCCTCGCGTTGACGTCACCGGCCACCGTCGCGGAGTTCTACGAGCGGCTGATGGGGCTGCTCGACGAACTCGGGCTCCACACCGAGATCTGGCCGGTCCCGGTCGAGCTCCCCGACGCCATACCGTTCGAGGAGGACGACGTGCACGGCCAGTACGACGCCGGCCAGGCCCGCCGGTTCTGGCGGCTGCTCGTGGAGGCGCAGCGGGTGTTCGAGGAGTTCAAGACGCGTTTCGTGGGCAAGGCCAGCCCCGTCCACCTGTTCTGGGGCGCGCTCGATCTGGCGACCACCCGGTTCTCCGGCAGAGGGGCGCCCCCGCATCCCGGAGGCGCTCCCAACTGCGGCCCGCATGTGATGCACGAGGCCTACTCGCACGAACTCAGCAGCTGCGGCTACTGGCCCGGCGGCCCCGGTGAGGGCGTCTTCTACTCGTACGCCTATCCGGAACCGCCCGGCTACAAGGACATGCCTCCCGGCCCGCCGCAGGCCCGCTACGACGAGGAGCTCGGGGAGTTCGTCCTCCCCTATGAGGCCGTGCGCACGGCGCCGGATCCGGACGCCGTACTGCTCGGCTTCCTGCAGTCCACCTACGAGGCCGCCGCGATCCGCGGCGGCTGGGACCGGGAGAGCCTGGAACGCCCGGCGCGGCCCTGA